The nucleotide sequence TCGAGGCACGTTACCAAGGCGACTTGAGCGGCGCGTGTGCCATGGCCGCGGTAAGTCTTTGAAGAAGACAAACAGCGGTATGTGCAAGGCACAGGGCAAGGGCCTGTGGCGGTGGAGCTTGGAGACGTGGACCACGTGAAAGCCCCTGGTTTTGACGCTGTCATCCATTTCAAGCGAAATTCGCTAGGCGCCGTAACCCCATGGAACCTAAGCCAGCGCGGCAATGTGATGGAGGCACCCCAGTTACCGTAATACAAAACTTCCCCCAGGTTGGTGCGGCGTCAGGCCGCACCTTTTTTCTTACTGAACCATGGCCTACAGGCCTCTTACAACTACGTCTCTCGCACCATGAAACTGTCTTTCTCGCATCAACATCGCCACGTCTCCCTCTTCTTCAAAGGCCTTTTACTCACCCTCGCCCTTCCCTGCGCGGCGGCTTGGGCACAAGCCGATGGCAAGGCACCAGCGGGCAGGCCCAGTTCTGGCGGCTTTATTGGCGTGGGCGTGGGGTCTGGCCCCACGTACCCAGGCTCTGACCAACAGCGCACGGCCGCTGTACCCATTGGTGAATACCGCTGGGCCAACGGTGTGTATGTGGGCGGCAGAGATGGGCTACTGGGCGTGCAAATGAGCGCCACACAGCAGCTGCAACTGGGCTTGGCCATTGGCATGGACACAGGCCGCAAAGAGTCAGACTCTAGCTACCTCGCTGGCATGGGCGACATTGCCGCCAAAGGCACCTTGAACGCCTACGCCAAGCTTGCACTGTCTGAACAGTGGGGCCTAAGCTCCAGCGTCCAACTGGGGGCTGGCAGTGCGGGCAAAGGAGGCTTGCTCAACCTAGGTGCCAGCTACAGCATCCCCGTGGCACCCAGCACACACCTGAGTTTGAACGCAGGTGCCACGCTAGCCAATGCCGACTACATGCAAGACTACTTTGGAGTGAACAGCACCCAGGCCAGCGCCAGTGGCTACAAGAGCTACACACCCTCGGCAGGTCTGCGCGATGTGAGCGTGGGCCTAGGGCTGCACCACCAGTTCGACCGCAATTGGATGCTGATCGGCGGGCTCACCAGCACCAGCTTGTCCAACGCAGCCAAGGACAGCCCGCTGGTGCGCAAGTCCACCAGCCAAAATGCGTTTGTGGCGGTGGCCTACAGCTTCTAGCATCTATGGCGCAGCCTGCTTCGACAAAACCTGGCAGCGTCAAAGCACTATAGTTTTGATAGCTGCTTACGCCTATTCCATGGGCGCAAGCGCCCTATTTAGCCTATCTTCTGAGCAAACAGGGTTTTGGCTTGCTCCTGCAGAGGCTCCAGCTTGGCCTTTAGAGCGCATGAAATATGCGCGAGCAGCTCCTGATTCCGGCATGAGCACATCAAGTAAGAGTAGTGTGGGCTTCACCTTGACTGCCAAGTCCAGCCCTCTTTTGCCACTGTTGGCGACCCTGACCAAATACTTGGACTGGAGCATGTCACTCATCACCATGAGCATGGTCGGCGTGTCACCCACCACAAGTATCAGTGGGCGATGGATGTCAGGTAAGGCAGTTAGAGGGTTGATTTCCAGCATGCAATCTGTGGGCCTGTGGCACTCGTTTCCAGTGACTACGCTCGCTCATTGCAAGTGTGTTGGCATTCCAACTTGACCGCCCCAATAATTTAGGACTCCATTAGTCAGCGGTCGGGTAACCGTTCGTCAACGCAACAGTTCGTGTGATCAGGCAGTCTCGTCAGCACGCCCTTGATTGAGTTACGCCCATGGTTCATTCCCACGCAGCTTTGCATATGGCTGCGAATCCATCACAACTGCAACGCGTGGTCAGGCCAGTTCACAGCCGGCGAAAAGCCTTGCTTTTCTGCCCAACCCCAACAACCTCGCTAGATTCTCAATTTGGTTGTTATGTATCAACACCGCGACTTTTTACAAGTGGCGAGCGAAATTTGGAGGGATGGACAACTCCCTGATGCCGCGAATGAAGGGACTCCAAGAAGAGAACCGGCGGCTCAAGAAGATGTGCGTTGGCAGCGACCCCGAGCCGGACTACATCAGCCTGAAGATGCAGGAACGGGCAAAACTCCGAGGTCTTCAGTTGCAATGCATACCACCCGGCAACCCGCAGCAAAACGCTTATGTCGAGCGGTTCAATCGCACACTGCGATATGGCAAACCTGCTGGCAAGACGAGACTTGTAACTCTTCGCTTACAAAGATTGCCGCGCAATTCAGAAGCTGAAAGACTGCCTTCTCCGTTTTGATCATGAGCGATTTGCGACTCGCAAGCGTTCAATCATTGTGGACACACAGGTATCCCCTTTGTTGCTCTGCTCCATATCTCAGTCCGCTTGACTTGGATTGAAACGAGCTTCGTCTATTTGTTCAAACAAAAACGCGACTAAAGCGTTTGTAAAGTTACCTGGGGACTGCGCGCGTGTATCGAGAATTCAATCATAGAGCCAAGCTAAGGCCGAAAGTAAGCATTTCATCGCGCTGGATAGTCATCAATGTTTGTATCGGCTGCTTGTTTGGCGCGGGTTCATCTCATGCTCAAACGGTGGCAGACCCCGCACCCGAGCAACGCCGTGAGCAACAGCGAGTTCAGGCTCAACGTCAGGAGCTGGAACGGACTGCTCATGTTACATCTACCGCAAGCCGTCAGGATGACAGTCTTCTTCCTACGGGTGAGAACCCCTGCTTCAAGATAGATCACATTGCGCTGGACAACGCGGACTACCCGCTGGGCTCAGGTGCTCCGCGTCCCAATCCGATCTTTACGGAAACATTTGATTGGCTCACTTCAGCTACGGCCGGTGTTTCGGGCACTGACTCGCCCATCGGAAAGTGCTTGGGAACAGCCGGAGTGCAGTTGGTTATCAAGCGGGGCCAGGAAGCAGCAGTTGCCAAGGGCTATGTGACAACGCGAGTGCTAGCGCAGCGCCAAGACTTGTCTAGCGGCACATTAGTCCTCACCGTCATCCCCGGGCATGTGGGTGCTATCCGATTCAAAGCCACAGGATCCGACTCGCAAGATCCCCCTGGCGTGCGCACCTCGAACGCGGTTCCTCTGCGCAGCGGAGACATCCTGAATCTGCGCGACATTGAGCAAGGGCTGGAGAACTTCAAGCGAGTCCCAACGGCTGAGGCGGACATTCAGATCGAGCCCGCGCAAGACGCGAATGCCATCAACCAAAGCGACCTGGTGATTGCCTACCAGCAGCCCCGCATGACCCGCTGGTCCTTGAGCCTGGACGACAGCGGCAGCAAGGGGACCGGGCGTTACCAGGGGAGTGGCACCTTCTCACTGGACAACCCTCTGGGACTGAGTGACCTCTTCTATCTGACGCTGAACCATGACTTAAACAGTGAATTGGGCTATGAGTTAGGAAACACCCAGACAGGTGACCGGGGAACCCGCGGCTACACCGTGCACTACAGCCTGCCCCTGGACTACTGGACCTTGGGCACCACCTATTCCAGTAACCGCTACTTCCAGCAAGTCGTGGGGCAAAACCAGAACTACATCTACAGCGGCACCAGCGAGAACAGCGAAATCAAGCTCTCCCGGTTGGTGTACCGGGATGAAGCGCGCAAATCCACCCTGAGCCTCAAAGGCTGGCAGCGCAAAAGCAACAACTACATTGACGACACTGAAGTGCAAAACCAGCGCCGCGTGGTAGGCGGCTGGGAACTCGGTGTGAACCACAAAGACATGTTGGGTGACGCTTCGGTAGAGGGCAACTTGGCCTACAAGCGCGGCACTCAAGATTTTGACTCCATCCCCGCACCTGAGGAAGCCTTCGGCGAAGGCACCTCCAAGCTGGGCCTGCTTCTGCTGGACTTGAATGTCAGCAAGCCTTTCAAGGCGGTGGGTCAGAACTTCAGGTATAGCGCAGCCCTGCGCCTGCAAGACAACAGCACCCCGCTGACACCGCAAGACCGCTTTGCGATTGGCGGGCGCTACACCGTGCGTGGCTTTGATGGCGAGTCCAGCCTGGTGGGCGAGCGCGGCTGGACCCTGCGCAATGACTGGAGCATGGCACTGGGAGATTCCGGGCACGAGGTTTACTTAGGACTGGACGCAGGTGAAGTCAGTGGGCCCAGTAGCCAGAACCTTGCAGGCAAGCATCTCGCAGGGGGTGTCATCGGGTTGAAGGGCGGCTTCAAGCGATTTAAGACCGCCGTGCAGTACGACCTGTTTGTGGGAGCTCCCATCGACAAGCCCTCGGGATTCAAGACCGCCGAGACTACTGCCGGCTGCAGTCTGTCCATGAGCTTCTAGGACTGCAAGATGACTTCACTCTCCTGGAAAGTAATCGCGCCTGCCCTGGTAAGCGCACAAGGTGACGCTGATGCGCCTAGCGATGCAGAGATATTCGGAAGCTCCGTGTGGCTCTGGATGCAAGGCCCCAATCACCGCAATCTGCCCCTGCATGCGCTGGACCGCCTTTTACTCCCAGCCGTACGGTCTCAGCAGTTTGCTTTGGTTATGGAAGCCGATGCGCAGACCAACCGTCCGGTGGGCTATATGGCCTGGGCCAATCTCAGTGCAGAAGCCGAGAGCCGCTACATCGCGAGCCCATTGCACGGCTTGAATGAAGAAGACTGGAACAGCGGAGACCGCATGTGGTGCACAGAATTCTTTGCGCCACAGACATCCCCCCATCGTGTAAAGCGACTCTTAGCCCCCCTGTTTGCCCGTGCCAGCTTCCGCTACATGAGTCACCGCAGTAACGAGCGTGGAGCCAAAGTATTCACCTTCCGAGGTACGCAGGTGGATCCGACCTATGCCCGGCAGTGGTGGAGTACACGACCAATGCTAGCCCTGCAGCGCACGAATCCCTGATGACATCGCAACACGAATCTTGACCACTTAACACTACGAAATGGAGCTACCCTTTATGAAAAAACAAATTGCTGTTTTGCTGACCTGTATCGTCTTGACCGCCTGCGGCGGAGGTGGAGATGGTGGTGAAAGTAGCAGTAACGCTACAAGTACATCAGCATTCGACAGTACCCCTTTCCAAGGTACATGGAAACGCAACGACGGAACTGCATCCGGAAATGTGGCGAACTGTTTTAACTTCACCACATATGGTGGGACTTATGGCGGCCTAAACGGGCCTATCGTGGTCACGGGCACCACATTAACCAACACCATTGAAGTTTATAGCGACAACACTTGCGCGACCTATTTGGGCAAGTTGGTACGCAACTACTCTGTGGTGTTTAGTGCTGGCGCCATAACCGGCAAAACCACAGTAGCCAATGCACTCATTACGTCAACAGGTTACTCAATCAGTGCAGATGGTGGTGCGGGTTTTACGTTGAGCAGCGTTCCGCAAACTGGTGTAGTGAGCAAGCAAGTGTTTGATGTTGAAGGCTCGCTGATGTATGCGGGGAACAGCAGTGGAGCCTTGGATTCAAACGGATACCCAACGACTTTACAGGCGACTGCGCTTTACACGCGATAAGAAGAACGGCACTGCGGAAATCTTTAAGTCAAGGGAGTATCAACGTGAACAAGCACCTCTACCGAATCATCTTCAACGCCAAGCGCGGCATCCGCATGGCCGTTGCCGAAACCGCAGCCTCGCAGGGCAAGGCCGCATCGGGGGAGACTGCCGCCCGCGCAGACACCAGGGAAGCAGGTTTCTCTGCATCAAATGGGCGGCTAGCGCTCATGGAATATGCGCTATCCGCTACCAAATCAATAGCCCTTGGGGTAACTTTGCTGGGCCTGCCCCTGTGGCTGCAAGCTCAGGTGATTGCAGACCGCACTGTCCCGGGTAACCAGCAGCCCACGATACTTAGCACTGCCAGCGGGGTGACGCAGGTCAACATCCAAGCACCCAGCACGGGCGGTGTCTCGCGCAACACCTATAGCCAGTTTGATGTGGGTAGCAAAGGTGTCATCCTCAACAACAGCCGTACCGACACCTCCACGCAAATTGGCGGCTACGTGCAAGGTAATCCGTGGCTGGCTACAGGAGGTGCGCGGGTCATCCTCAACGAAGTTAACTCGTCTAGCGCTAGCCAAATCAAAGGCTATGTGGAGGTCGCAGGCAAGCGTGCTGAAGTCATCATGGCCAACCCCGCCGGAATTGCGGTGAACGGTGGTGGGTTCTTGAACGCAAGTAGCGTCACCCTCTCCACCGGCAATGTGGTGATGAACGCCGGCAACTTGGAGTCCTTCAAGGTGCGTGGCGGCACTATCGCCATTGACGGTGCCGGCTTGGACACCAGCACAACGGACTACACCAACCTCCTCTCCCGGGCCCTGCAAGTCAATGCCGGCATCTGGGCCAAGGACCTCAAAGTTGCCACAGGCTCCAACGACATCAGCGCCGCTAGCGCCGCAAGCCCCACAGCGACTGCCAACGCCTCTGCAGCCACAGGCCCCACCCCGGCCTTTGCATTGGACGTCGCCTCCATCGGCGGCATGTATGCAGGAAAAATCCATCTCATCGGCACAGAAGCGGGCTTGGGTATTCGTAATGCCGGAACCATTGGCGCATCCACCGGAGATGTGACAGTGACGAATGACGGATGGATCAGCAACACCGGCTCGGTCTACGCCACTGGCAACACCACCCTCACTGCCCAAGGCAATATTAGTAATACAGGAACAGGCCTCATCGCCTCCGGTGGCAATACGACGGTGTCAGCGCAAGGTGCAGGCAGCCAAGTGAGCATCGCTACCGGAGCCACTGTTGCGGCCGGCATGAGCACTACGGGTGCCATCGGTAGCGCGGGCAACCTGACTATCAGCTCCGCAGACAGCACTACCGTTCAAGGCCAGCTGGCCTCTGGCGGAGATACAGCATTGACAGCCACCAGCTTGGTGCTGGATAAGGCGAAGGTGAGCGGCCAGAACGTCCAGCTCACGGCCAGTACTTCCGATATATCGGTCCATCAAGCCACCGTCTCCGCCATCGAGACACTGAGCGCTTCGACCCAGACCCGCTTGGTCACCGATGGCGCGACCGTCACCGCCAAGCAGCTCAATCTGTCAGCACATGACCTCTCCAATGTCGATGGCACGGTACAGCAAAGTGGCACGGGCAACACCATCATCAACTTGGCCGGAAGCCTAGACAACACCAACGGTAAGGTGGCAGTCAATAGCAACCAGTTCAACCTGTCAGTCCAAAGCCTCAACAACAACGCAGGCACGATTGCCAGCAACAACAACTTGGCCATCACGGTCGGGGCCGACACCACCAACACCGGCAGCATTCTGGCCAACCAAGACCTGAGTGTTTCGACTACGGCCAACCTGACCAATACCGGCAAGGTGCAAGCCGGCCAGAGTCTCACCGTGTCTGCCAACACACTGAACAACACGGCCACGGGTGAACTATCCTCAACGACCACCACCCTCAACGCCACCGGCAGCTTCACCAACCGAGGCCTGGTCGATGCTGGCAACACAGCTGGCACCGGCAGCACACGCATTCAGGCCGTGACCGTCAACAACCTGGGCACCGGGCGCATCTATGGGGATAAGGTCGGCATCGCTTCCACCACACTCAACAACGATGCAGAAACTGTGGCTGGCGTGTCGAAGGCTGCCACCATCGCTGCCCGAGACCGGCTCGATATCGGAGCCACTACCGTCAATAACAACCAAGGCTCCAACATCCTGAGTGTGGGCGACATGGCCATTGGCGGCATTCTGGACACCAACGGCCAAGCGACCGGCCGGGCAGGCACGGTCAACAACAATGCCAGCACCATCGAATCCTTCGGTGCCATGCGCATGACTGCGGCCACCATCAACAACCTCAACCCCAACCTGCAGTGGGCAAGTGACGCAGGCACACAAAGTGGTTCAGGCACTGTGTACTTCACCCAAGCAGGCACCTTTGATACTGCAACGGGAGGGTTGCTGAGCACGACGGGCGCTTGGGTCGCCCAAGCGCATGGGGGCTATGCGTACCATCAAATCGTGGGCTACGAACCCGAGGTGGTATGTACGGGTAGTGGGCGCGAAGACAGAAGATGCACATCCACAGGGAACATGCTCCCGATCTATGGCTACGTCAAAGGCCAGGCCCAGGCCAACAGCAGCTCCAGCCCGAGCACCTTTGAAAGCTTTGCCCAGTACACCCAAACCGATTACAAGCCCGTAGTCAGTAGCAGCACACCGGGCCGCATTGCCAGTGGCGGTGCCATGACGCTGGATGCAACCCAAGCGGTGGTGAATGACCAAAGTGAGATCGTCGCAGGTGGTGCTCTCAACATCACCGCAGCAGTAGACAACAAGGCACGCTCTATCACGCTGAACTCGGTGCGCAATGGCACGGCCTATAACTGGGATAAGTTCGATCACGGCTGTGGCGGCATAAAAGGCTGTGACTACCTGTACTACGCCTACCGTCCCAGCACTCATACCTCAGAAATCGCCAATACCTACACCCTAGACTCCGCAGTCCAACGACAGTTCGTCTCCAGTGCCGTCACCAAAGCCACGGTAGATACCACCAGCCTCACTGGCGCAGGTACCGGCGTGACCTCGGTCGGCGGCACCACCAGCCTACCCACCAGCAGCCTGTTCACCATCAATAGCAACCCGGCAGGTCACTACCTGGTGGAGACCGACCCGCGCTTTACCAACTACCGTGCCTGGCTAAGCTCGGACTACATCACCACCCAACTCGCCCTGGACCCCACCGTCACCCAAAAGCGGCTGGGTGACGGCTTCTATGAACAAAAGCTCATCCGCGAACAGGTAGCCCAACTCACTGGGCGCCGCTTCCTGGGCAACTACACCAGCGACCAGCAGCAGTACCAAGCCCTCATGGACTCCGGCCTGACGTTTGCCAAGGCGTTCAACCTGCGCCCCGGCATTGCCCTCACCGCCAACCAACTCGCCCTGCTCACCACCGACATCGTCTGGCTGCAGCAAGAAACAGTGACATTGGCCGATGGCACAAAGACCCAAGTACTGGTCCCCCACGTCTATGCCGCAGTCAAGGCTGGAGACCTTACCCCCAAGGGTGCCCTGCTCAGTGGCGACAGCGTAGCCATTCAGACTGCTGGCGACATCACCAACGCCGGCACCATCCTGGGCCGCAAAGTCGTGAAGATTGAAGCCAGCAACCTCCACAACATCGCAGGCCTCATCCAAGCCCAAGATGTAGCCCTGCAAACCACTCAAGACCTCAACAACACCGGCGGCACCGTGGTGGCCGGCAACAGCTTGGTGGCGGTGGCCGGGCGGGACTTGAATGTATCCAGCACCACCGCCAGCAGCTCAGGCAGCGCTGGCAGTTACAGCTACAGCCAAACCGGCATAGACCGGGTAGCAGGCCTCTACGTCCAAGGCAAAGGTGTGCTGTACGCCAGTGCAGGTAACAACATCAATCTGACTGCCGGTGAAGTAGCTGGCAACGGTGCAGTCCAGCTGGACGCCGGCAACAACGTCAATATCAACGCACTCACAACCCGCCAGACCAACACCTTCAACGCCGGTGACGCCAAGAACCACCTGCTCACCAGCCAGACCAGCGATGTGGGCAGCACCATCACTGCAGGCACCAACCTCACCGTGAACGCCGGCAACAGCATCACTGCCCGCGCCGCCACTCTGAATGCTGCAGACACCGTGGCTCTGGCCGCCAAAGGCAACATCGTGCTGGACGTCGGCCAAACCCAAAGCAGCTATGACAGTGTGCAGACCAGCACCAGCAGTAGTCTCTTGAGTTCTACGACCACCAGCACCCAAACCCAAGCAAGTAGCGCCACCGCGCAGGTCAGCACCATCAACGCCAAGAACATCAGCGTCATCGCAGACCAGAACCTGGTGAGCGTAGGTACCGTGTTCAAGGGAAGCAACAGCGTCACCTTAGAGGGCAAAGGCACCACCACCCTGTATGCCGCCACCAACACCACCCAGAGCACGACGACCACGCAAAGCAGCAGCTCCCTCTTAGGCCTCACCCTGGAAGACAAAACCGCCACCGACAGCGTAGCCACAGCCAGCAGCATAGGTACCAAGCTCATCTCCAATGAGAAAGTCACCATTGGCGTGGGCAACCGCACCGAACTCCAGGGCACCGACATCCAGTCTCCCGAGACTAGCTTCGTAAAAACGGACCCACGCAAACGCGGCGAGCTCGTCATAGGAGCCAGCAAAGACACCACCCAGACCAGCCATACCGAAAAGTCTGAAACCGCAGGTGTCTGGCAAGAGCAAAAAGGCCAAGGCAGCACCACCCAGACCCTGAACCAAACCAAGATCTCGGGCAACGTGAGCTTTGATAACGCTTTGAAGATCACGGTGCAGATACCCAAGGACGTGCAGGCCACTCCCGGTGGGCAAGCCCTGCAAAGCACGCTGCAGGCGCTCAGCAACAGCTCTCTGGCCAGCACGCCCCAGGGCTTGGCGTACTTGGAACAACTCAAGGCCAACCCCAACGTCAAGTGGGACCAAATTGCGCTGGCTAACGAGAAGTGGAGTTATCAATCTGCGGGGCTTACACCAGCAGGGGCTGCACTGCTCTCCATTGCAGTGGCGGCTTACGCACCGGGCCTGAGCACCGGCATTACCAGTGCTGTGGGCGGTGGCTCCATCGCAGCGGGCCTCAATGCTGGCTTCCTTGCCCTACAAAGCCAAGCAGCAGTCGCCTTGGTGAACAACGGGGGAGACATCGGCAAGACCTTGGATCAGCTGGGCAGTGAGCAAAGCATCAAGAACCTGCTGACCGTGATGGTGACAGCAGGTGCTTTGAGCAACTTGAACCAGACACTGGGATTCAACGGCCAAAGCGGAGCTGGTGCATCTGGCACCAACGGCATCACCACCAGCCAGGCGGCCAACCAGTTCACCAGCAACCTGCTCAAGAACGTCACCAACAACGTAGCAGGTGCTGCGATTGACGCGGCTATCAATGGCAAGGCGTTTGATGAAAAAGCACTCTCCGCTGCACTCTCTAGTGCTTTGATCACAGCGGGGATGGCACAGGGGGCGAATGTGATTGGCGATGCTGATCTGAATAGCTTTACCAACAAGCTCGCGCATGCAGCTCTGGGATGTGCGGGTGGGGCTGCTATTGCCGGTAACAGCAAAGGATGCAGTGCCGGTGCTGTGGGTGCGGTAGTCGGGGAGTTGACAGCCGACTTTGCACTTAACAGTGGCATGAGCGACACGCAAGCATCGGCACTCGCCAAGGTTCTGTCTGCTGCTGCGGGCGTTTTGGTTGACGGTGGCGGAAACAACGCTGCGGCAGTCAATATTGCTAGCACCACCGGACGCAACGCTGCAGAAAATAACCGTCTTTTACACAAGACAGAAACGCATAAGGCTGCTCAGCTAGCAACTCTGAGCAAGGGCAAGTTCACCCAAGCACAAATTGAAGATGCCATGCGCAACAGCGGTAACAAGGCAAAGAATGAGTCTGTTACGACTGGTATGGTCAATCCCGGAGCGGTAGTGGAAGACAAGGGCGCTGTCTTTAACGTAGGTGGTGACGGTAAAAGTGTGGTTCAAACCCTTCCTAACGGAGGCAGGGTAGACCCAGAACTTGCGGCCTACATCATCGCCAATACCGGCGGAGCGAACTCACCCTATGCTTGGTCCGACGCGCAAACCGGGAAGACAAAATCGCCTAGCAACGCCAATGCAGGGTTGAATACGATGACACCGAATGCAAATGGATGCATTACTGCGGAATGTGCTGCTGGTATTCAGTCGGGGAAGGCAACTGTCCCTGATGGGAATTACGGGGTCGGTTTCTATCCTGGGCCAATGCCTGGTGGCGAAATTGAGGTTGAGGTTCAAAACGGTGAGATAACAGGTGGCAAAGTTGGGGCGGGCTTTGGTGTGGGTGGCCACTTGAATCTTGGAACAAGAACTGTCGGAGGCGGATTGCTCCAAGGACCAGTTACTGGTGCAAAAGGTGGTGCACTCTCTGAGTCAAATCCTCAGCAAGCTGGTGAAGTACGTATTGGACCCGCTGCCAGTGTGAATGTAGGTGTTGGCACTGTTGGACTTGAAGTCGGTGCAAGTGCAGGAAAGTCCATTAAAGACGAAGGTGTATCGAATTTTGTGAATAGAACCGCCACGCCAACAGTCGCACCAGTTTTGCCGAAAATTTCAGCTGAAGCAAAGGTCAACATCATTGAGTTTTCTGTGAAACCACCAGCTCAACCCATCGCAACAAACTCAGAGGACGCTTCTAAATGATTCGACGTATTGTGTTGTGGATAAAGGGAAACCCAAGCTTGAATGCGGATGAAGCGAGGGAAGAATTTAGAAAACGGCATAAACACGGCGTGTTTTTTTTCTTGATTCCCATGATTCTGTTTTCGGTCTTTGTGATCTTTCCTAAAGGAAATTTGCTCAGTGAGGAAACTCTTGTCTCGCTGGCATTCACCGCGTTTTTTGTACTGTTTTTCTATACAATGTTGTATTACCGCTGCCCTCGTTGCGGTACCACGCCCACCAGTAGCAAGCCAGGTACGACAGGCGTACTACTTTTCCCCAAAAAGTGCAGCCGGTGTGGTGCGCCACTACTGCCAAATCATCGATGGGGTCAGGATTGATTCAAGTTCGGCTTCTACCGAAACTCGATGATCGCTTTGTTCTTGATGCTGTCCTATTTCGCATTAAAACGCAATTGACGCCCATGGAATATGCGCAAACAGCTCCTAAAACAATAGCAATTCGGCGATCCTGCGGCGCCTACAGCTACAGCCAAACCGGCATAGACTGGGTAGCCGGCCTCTACGTCCAAGGGCCGGGTGTGCTGTACGCCAGTGCAGGTAACAACATCAACCTGACTGCCGCTGAAGTAGCTGGCAACGGTGCAGTCCAGCTGGACGCCGGCAACAACGTCAACCTCCAAACCCTCACAACCCGCCAGACCAACACCTTCAACGCCGGTGACGCCAAGAACCACCTGCTCACCAGCCAGACCAGCGATGTGGGCAGCACCATCACTGCAGGCACCAACCTCACCGTGAACGCCGGCAACAGCATCACTGCCCGCGCCGCCACTCTGAATGCTGCAGACACCGTGGCTCTGGCCGCCAAAGGCAACATCATTCTGGACGCCGGCCAAACCCAAAGCAGCTATGACAGTGTGCAGACCAGCACCAGCAGTAGTCTCTTGAGCTCTACGACCACCAGCACCCAAACCCAAGCAAGTAGCGCCACCGCGCAGGTCAGCACCATCAACGCCAAGAACATCAGCGTCATCGCAGACCAGAACCTGGTGAGCGTAGGTACCGTGTTCAAGGGAAGCAACAGCGTGTATGTGGAAGGCAAAGACACCACCACCCTGTATGCAGCCACCAACACCACCCAGAGCACGACGACCACGCAAAGCAGCAGCTCCCTCTTAGGCCTCACCCTGGAAGACAAAACCACCACCGACAGCAAAGCCACCGCCAGCAGCATTGGCTCCCGCCTCATCTCCAATGAGAAAGTCACCATTGGCGTGGGCAACCGCACCGAACTCCAGGGCACCGACATCCAGTCTCCCGAGACTAGCTTCGTAAAGACGGACCCGCGCAAACGCGGCGAGCTCGTCATAGGAGCCAGCAAAGACACCACCCAGACCAGCCATACCGAAAAGTCTGAAACCGCAGGTGTCTGGCAAGAACAAAAGGGCCAAGGCACGACCACCCAGACCCTGAACCAGACCAAGATCTCGGGCAACGTGAGCTTTGATAACGCTTTGAAGATCACGGTGCAGATTCCTGACACCAAGGGTGGGCAGGAGCTCAAGAGCCAGATACAGGCATTGGCAGGCCAGAGTACAGGGGCAGGAACCAGCACCGGACTGGAATACCTCAACACCCTGGCCCAGCGC is from Rhodoferax aquaticus and encodes:
- a CDS encoding MipA/OmpV family protein, which encodes MKLSFSHQHRHVSLFFKGLLLTLALPCAAAWAQADGKAPAGRPSSGGFIGVGVGSGPTYPGSDQQRTAAVPIGEYRWANGVYVGGRDGLLGVQMSATQQLQLGLAIGMDTGRKESDSSYLAGMGDIAAKGTLNAYAKLALSEQWGLSSSVQLGAGSAGKGGLLNLGASYSIPVAPSTHLSLNAGATLANADYMQDYFGVNSTQASASGYKSYTPSAGLRDVSVGLGLHHQFDRNWMLIGGLTSTSLSNAAKDSPLVRKSTSQNAFVAVAYSF
- a CDS encoding ShlB/FhaC/HecB family hemolysin secretion/activation protein; the protein is MADPAPEQRREQQRVQAQRQELERTAHVTSTASRQDDSLLPTGENPCFKIDHIALDNADYPLGSGAPRPNPIFTETFDWLTSATAGVSGTDSPIGKCLGTAGVQLVIKRGQEAAVAKGYVTTRVLAQRQDLSSGTLVLTVIPGHVGAIRFKATGSDSQDPPGVRTSNAVPLRSGDILNLRDIEQGLENFKRVPTAEADIQIEPAQDANAINQSDLVIAYQQPRMTRWSLSLDDSGSKGTGRYQGSGTFSLDNPLGLSDLFYLTLNHDLNSELGYELGNTQTGDRGTRGYTVHYSLPLDYWTLGTTYSSNRYFQQVVGQNQNYIYSGTSENSEIKLSRLVYRDEARKSTLSLKGWQRKSNNYIDDTEVQNQRRVVGGWELGVNHKDMLGDASVEGNLAYKRGTQDFDSIPAPEEAFGEGTSKLGLLLLDLNVSKPFKAVGQNFRYSAALRLQDNSTPLTPQDRFAIGGRYTVRGFDGESSLVGERGWTLRNDWSMALGDSGHEVYLGLDAGEVSGPSSQNLAGKHLAGGVIGLKGGFKRFKTAVQYDLFVGAPIDKPSGFKTAETTAGCSLSMSF
- a CDS encoding toxin-activating lysine-acyltransferase → MTSLSWKVIAPALVSAQGDADAPSDAEIFGSSVWLWMQGPNHRNLPLHALDRLLLPAVRSQQFALVMEADAQTNRPVGYMAWANLSAEAESRYIASPLHGLNEEDWNSGDRMWCTEFFAPQTSPHRVKRLLAPLFARASFRYMSHRSNERGAKVFTFRGTQVDPTYARQWWSTRPMLALQRTNP